DNA from Nocardioides yefusunii:
TCGCCGTCGTCGACCCGCTCCGCTTCGGTCCGCTCGACGCCGAGGACACCGCCCGTGTCCTGCCCGGCATCGTGGCCGGCGTCGGTGGCTACGGCAACTGCCTCGGCCTGCCCAACATCGGTGGCGAGGCCGTCTTCGACGCCACGTACGCCGGCAACCCGCTCGTCAACGCCGGCGCCATCGGCGTCCTGCGTCACGAGGACCTCCACCTCGCCAACGCGTCCGGCAAGGGCAACCAGGTCATCCTGTACGGCGCCCGCACCGGTGGCGACGGCATCGGCGGCGTCTCCGTGCTCGCCTCGGAGACCTTCGACGAGGGCGGCCCCGCCAAGCGCCCGTCGGTCCAGGTCGGCGACCCGTTCATGGAGAAGCTGCTCATCGAGTGCACCCTCGAGCTCTTCGCCGCCGGCCTCGTCGCCGGTATCCAGGACCTCGGCGGCGCCGGTCTCTCCTGCGCCACCTCCGAGCTCGCCTCCGCCGGTGACGGCGGCATGCACGTCGAGCTCGACCGCGTCCCGCTGCGTGACTCCTCGCTCTCCCCCGAAGAGATCCTGATGAGCGAGTCGCAGGAGCGCATGATGGCGGTCGTGACCCCCGACAACGTCGAGGCGTTCCTGACCATCTGCAAGAAGTGGGACGTCGAGGCCGTCGTCGTCGGTGAGGTCACCGACACCGGTCGCCTCGAGATCGACTGGCACGGCGAGCGCGTCGTCGACGTGCCCCCGGCCTCCGTCGCCCACGACGGCCCGGTCTACAACCGTCCCTTCGCTCGCCCCGACTGGCAGGACACCCTGCAGGCCGACGGCGCCGAGAAGCTGGCCCGCCCCACCACGGGCGCCGAGCTCAAGGACACCCTGCTCACCCTGGTCGCCTCGCCCAACCTGTGCGACAAGGCGTGGATCACCGACCAGTACGACCGTTACGTCCGCGGCAACACCGTCCTCTCGCAGCCCGAGGACTCCGGCATGATCCGCGTCGACGACTCCACCAACCTCGGTGTGGCCATGTCGACCGACGCCAACGGCCGCTACACCAAGCTCGACCCGTACACCGGCGCGCAGCTGTCGCTGGCCGAGTCGTACCGCAACGTCTCCACCGGTGGCGCGACCCCGCTGGCGATCTCCGACTGCCTCAACTTCGGTTCGCCCGAGGACCCGGCCGTCATGTGGCAGTTCGCCGAGGCCTGCCGTGGCCTGAAGGACGCCTGCCTCGAGCTCGGCATCCCGGTCACCGGCGGCAACGTCTCGCTCTACAACCAGACCGGTGAGACCGCGATCCTCCCGACGCCCGTCGTGGCCGTCCTGGGTGTCATCGAGGACGTCACCAAGCGCACCGGCTCGGCGTTCGTCGCCGAGGGTGCGAAGGTGCTGCTGCTCGGCGAGACCGCCGAGGAGCTCTCCGGCTCCGAGTGGGCGCATGTCGTCCACAACCACCTCGGTGGTCTCCCGCCGCAGGTGAAGCTGGCCGCCGAGAAGCAGCTCGCCGACGTCCTGACCGCCGCCTCGCGCGACGGCCTGGTCACCTCCGCGCACGACCTCTCCGACGGCGGTCTCGCGATCGCTCTCGCCGAGGCGACCTTCCGCAACGGCATCGGCGCGACCGTCTCGGTCGCCGACGTCCACGCCGACGCGTTCGTGGCGCTCTTCTCCGAGTCGACCGCCCGCGTCCTGGTCACCGTCACCGACGAGCAGGTCGAGGCGTTCACCGCTCTGGCTGCCGCCAACGGCGTCAAGGTCACCGAGCTGGGCACCACCGGCGGCACCGACCTGGTCGTCGAGGGCCAGTTCACTGCCCCGGTCGCCGAGGTCAAGGCTGCTTGGCAGGCCACCCTGCCGGCCGCGATGGCCTGATCTGCTGACGCAGCACCGACACAGCAC
Protein-coding regions in this window:
- the purL gene encoding phosphoribosylformylglycinamidine synthase subunit PurL is translated as MAETSRTPSQLDTVAVATQDPNREQPWADLGLKADEYDRIKEILGRRPTSAELAMYSVMWSEHCSYKSTKVHLKQFGEIPQETPVGKMLAGIGENAGVIDIGQGYAVTFKVESHNHPSFVEPYQGAATGVGGIVRDILAMGARPVAVVDPLRFGPLDAEDTARVLPGIVAGVGGYGNCLGLPNIGGEAVFDATYAGNPLVNAGAIGVLRHEDLHLANASGKGNQVILYGARTGGDGIGGVSVLASETFDEGGPAKRPSVQVGDPFMEKLLIECTLELFAAGLVAGIQDLGGAGLSCATSELASAGDGGMHVELDRVPLRDSSLSPEEILMSESQERMMAVVTPDNVEAFLTICKKWDVEAVVVGEVTDTGRLEIDWHGERVVDVPPASVAHDGPVYNRPFARPDWQDTLQADGAEKLARPTTGAELKDTLLTLVASPNLCDKAWITDQYDRYVRGNTVLSQPEDSGMIRVDDSTNLGVAMSTDANGRYTKLDPYTGAQLSLAESYRNVSTGGATPLAISDCLNFGSPEDPAVMWQFAEACRGLKDACLELGIPVTGGNVSLYNQTGETAILPTPVVAVLGVIEDVTKRTGSAFVAEGAKVLLLGETAEELSGSEWAHVVHNHLGGLPPQVKLAAEKQLADVLTAASRDGLVTSAHDLSDGGLAIALAEATFRNGIGATVSVADVHADAFVALFSESTARVLVTVTDEQVEAFTALAAANGVKVTELGTTGGTDLVVEGQFTAPVAEVKAAWQATLPAAMA